From Amycolatopsis cihanbeyliensis, a single genomic window includes:
- a CDS encoding HD family phosphohydrolase, which yields MRAHNTIATSTDHTDSTVPQAALAVIEHRVRQLCLRYAERLPFHGWHHVDFVRSKAVEFAEQNGSDVAVVEAAALLHDVNYLVLRNSPAAAGRDLRMGVLADAAVPTACARWIDEIIDEAEMATRGRHISVEAQALSDADTLFKALPVTPVVLAHRYLHENGVSLRELAHKIVGEQCDVHDEGYYFYNPEAAATYSRWAMANLELWQCIKESLDDPAVEHLLTQLPHAS from the coding sequence ATGCGCGCTCACAACACCATCGCCACAAGCACGGATCATACCGACAGTACGGTGCCCCAGGCCGCGCTCGCGGTGATCGAGCACCGTGTGCGGCAGCTCTGCCTGCGCTACGCCGAACGGCTGCCGTTCCACGGCTGGCATCACGTCGATTTCGTGCGCAGCAAGGCGGTGGAGTTCGCCGAGCAGAACGGCTCGGACGTGGCCGTGGTGGAAGCGGCCGCACTGCTGCACGACGTGAACTACCTGGTGCTGCGCAACTCGCCCGCGGCCGCCGGTCGTGACCTGCGGATGGGCGTGCTGGCCGACGCCGCCGTCCCGACCGCCTGCGCCCGGTGGATCGACGAGATCATCGACGAGGCCGAAATGGCCACCCGCGGCCGGCACATCTCGGTGGAGGCGCAGGCGCTCAGCGACGCGGACACGCTGTTCAAGGCGCTGCCGGTGACCCCCGTAGTCCTGGCGCACCGGTACCTGCACGAGAACGGGGTCAGCCTCCGCGAGCTGGCACACAAGATCGTCGGCGAGCAGTGCGACGTCCACGACGAGGGGTACTACTTCTACAACCCCGAGGCCGCGGCGACCTACTCACGCTGGGCGATGGCCAACCTCGAACTCTGGCAGTGCATCAAGGAGTCCCTCGACGACCCGGCCGTCGAGCATCTGCTCACCCAGCTCCCCCACGCCTCCTGA
- a CDS encoding metal-sulfur cluster assembly factor, which produces MSEEQTQTQTRTRTEADAHREGRTAEDLPEQVRPAAETADVAKVEDVEEAMRDVVDPELGINVVDLGLVYDIRVEQDNTATIDMTLTSAACPLTDVIEDQTASVLTGGSGLVKDYRINWVWMPPWGPEKITEDGREQLRALGFTV; this is translated from the coding sequence ATGAGTGAGGAACAGACCCAGACCCAGACCCGGACCCGGACCGAGGCCGACGCGCATCGCGAGGGACGTACCGCGGAGGACCTGCCCGAGCAGGTGCGTCCGGCCGCCGAGACGGCCGACGTGGCCAAGGTCGAGGACGTCGAGGAGGCCATGCGGGACGTGGTCGACCCCGAGCTCGGTATCAACGTGGTCGACCTGGGGCTGGTCTATGACATCCGGGTGGAGCAGGACAACACGGCGACCATCGATATGACCCTGACCTCGGCGGCCTGCCCGCTGACCGATGTGATCGAGGACCAGACCGCCTCGGTGCTCACCGGCGGCTCCGGTTTGGTCAAGGATTACCGGATCAACTGGGTCTGGATGCCCCCGTGGGGCCCGGAGAAGATCACCGAGGACGGCCGCGAGCAGCTCCGCGCCCTCGGCTTCACGGTCTAG
- the sufU gene encoding Fe-S cluster assembly sulfur transfer protein SufU, translated as MQLESMYQEIILDHYKNPHGRGLRDPFDAESFQVNPTCGDEVTLRVKLDGERVADVSYEGQGCSISQAATSVLTDLVVGHTVEEALTTMEAFVELMQGRGQVEPDEDVLDDGIAFAGVAKYPARVKCALLGWMAFKDALGQTTNKATSNGVHV; from the coding sequence ATGCAGTTGGAGAGCATGTACCAGGAGATCATCCTGGACCACTACAAGAACCCGCACGGTCGCGGCCTGCGGGATCCGTTCGACGCCGAGTCGTTCCAGGTCAACCCGACCTGCGGGGACGAGGTGACCCTGCGCGTGAAGCTGGACGGCGAGCGGGTCGCGGACGTGTCCTACGAGGGGCAGGGATGCTCGATCAGCCAGGCCGCCACCTCCGTCTTGACGGATCTGGTCGTCGGGCACACGGTGGAAGAGGCGTTGACGACGATGGAGGCCTTCGTCGAGCTGATGCAGGGACGCGGCCAGGTCGAGCCGGACGAGGACGTGCTGGACGACGGCATCGCCTTCGCCGGCGTGGCGAAGTACCCGGCGCGGGTGAAGTGCGCGCTGCTCGGCTGGATGGCCTTCAAGGACGCACTGGGCCAGACTACGAACAAGGCCACATCGAACGGAGTGCACGTCTGA
- a CDS encoding cysteine desulfurase: protein MTTTASDLADSPLDVATLRADFPILSRTVRDGKPLVYLDSGATSQRPAQVLDAERRFLETSNAAVHRGAHQLAEEATDAYEAARVRIADFVGATPGELVFTKNATEGVNLVAYAMSNAATAGAESERFVLGPGDEVVVTEMEHHANLVPWQQVCQRTGATLRWFGVTDDGRLDLSGIDELVTERTKVVAFTHQSNVLGTVNPAEPIVRRARQVGALTVLDACQSVPHAPVDLGELGVDFAVFSGHKMLGPAGIGVLYGRRELLEAMPPFLTGGSMIEMVRMEGSTFAPPPQRFEAGVPMTSQAVGLGAAVDYLTEIGMDRIAAHERELTGAALAGLGENPGVRIVGPTDLAHRGGAVSFAVDGVHPHDAGQVLDSLGIAVRVGHHCAWPLHRRLGVPASVRASFYLYNDLSEVDELVNGVREAQRFFGVDG from the coding sequence ATGACCACCACTGCGTCTGACCTTGCTGACTCGCCGCTGGACGTCGCGACGCTGCGCGCCGACTTTCCGATCCTGTCCCGCACGGTGCGGGACGGGAAGCCGTTGGTGTACCTGGACTCCGGTGCGACCTCGCAGCGTCCGGCCCAGGTGCTGGACGCCGAGCGGCGGTTCCTGGAGACCTCGAACGCGGCCGTGCACCGCGGTGCGCACCAGCTCGCCGAGGAGGCCACCGACGCCTACGAGGCGGCCCGGGTACGGATCGCGGACTTCGTCGGTGCGACCCCCGGCGAGCTGGTGTTCACCAAGAACGCCACCGAGGGCGTCAACCTGGTCGCCTACGCGATGAGCAACGCCGCCACGGCGGGGGCGGAGTCCGAGCGGTTCGTCCTCGGGCCGGGGGACGAGGTCGTGGTGACCGAGATGGAGCACCACGCGAACCTGGTGCCCTGGCAGCAGGTGTGCCAGCGCACCGGCGCGACCCTGCGCTGGTTCGGGGTGACCGACGACGGCAGGCTGGACCTTTCCGGCATCGACGAGCTGGTGACCGAGCGCACCAAGGTGGTGGCGTTCACCCACCAGTCCAACGTGCTCGGCACGGTGAACCCGGCCGAGCCGATCGTGCGGCGGGCGAGGCAGGTCGGTGCGCTGACCGTGCTGGACGCCTGCCAGTCGGTGCCGCATGCCCCGGTGGACCTGGGGGAGCTCGGGGTGGACTTCGCGGTGTTCTCCGGGCACAAGATGCTGGGGCCCGCCGGAATCGGCGTGCTCTACGGCCGGCGCGAGCTGCTCGAGGCGATGCCGCCGTTCCTCACCGGCGGCTCGATGATCGAGATGGTGCGGATGGAGGGCTCGACCTTCGCCCCACCACCGCAGCGGTTCGAGGCCGGGGTGCCGATGACCTCCCAGGCGGTCGGTCTCGGCGCCGCGGTGGACTACCTCACCGAGATCGGCATGGACCGCATCGCGGCACACGAGCGCGAGCTCACCGGGGCGGCGCTGGCCGGGCTCGGGGAGAACCCCGGGGTGCGCATCGTCGGCCCGACCGATCTGGCGCACCGCGGCGGCGCGGTGTCCTTCGCCGTCGACGGGGTGCACCCGCACGATGCCGGGCAGGTGCTGGACAGTCTCGGTATCGCGGTCCGGGTGGGGCATCACTGTGCCTGGCCGCTGCACCGTAGACTCGGCGTGCCCGCCAGCGTGCGCGCGTCGTTCTACCTGTACAACGATCTGTCCGAAGTGGATGAGCTGGTGAACGGCGTGCGCGAGGCACAGCGTTTCTTCGGGGTGGACGGGTAG
- the sufC gene encoding Fe-S cluster assembly ATPase SufC, whose product MATLEIKDLHASVVTDEGSKEILKGVDLTVRSGEIHAIMGPNGSGKSTLSYAVAGHPKYEVTSGEVLLDGENVLEMSVDERARAGLFLAMQYPVEVPGVSMSNFLRSAATAVRGEAPKLRHWVKEVKEEMSKLDISPDFAERSVNEGFSGGEKKRHEILQLNLLKPKIAILDETDSGLDVDALRVVSQGVNEFAASNEVGVMLITHYTRILKHVKADRVHVFAGGRIVESGGAELADELEESGYVKYTEKADKAPA is encoded by the coding sequence ATGGCCACTCTGGAAATCAAGGACCTGCACGCCAGCGTCGTCACCGACGAGGGCAGCAAGGAGATCCTCAAGGGCGTCGACCTGACGGTCCGCTCGGGCGAGATCCACGCGATCATGGGCCCGAACGGCTCCGGCAAGTCGACCCTGTCCTACGCCGTCGCCGGCCACCCGAAGTACGAGGTGACCTCCGGCGAGGTGCTGCTGGACGGCGAGAACGTGCTGGAGATGAGCGTCGACGAACGCGCCCGCGCCGGCCTGTTCCTCGCCATGCAGTACCCGGTCGAGGTGCCGGGCGTCTCGATGTCGAACTTCCTGCGCTCCGCGGCCACCGCCGTGCGCGGTGAGGCACCGAAGCTGCGGCACTGGGTCAAGGAGGTCAAGGAGGAGATGTCCAAACTGGACATCTCGCCCGACTTCGCCGAGCGCAGCGTGAACGAGGGCTTTTCCGGTGGGGAGAAGAAGCGGCACGAGATCCTGCAGCTGAACCTGCTCAAGCCGAAGATCGCGATCCTGGACGAGACCGACTCCGGCCTGGACGTGGACGCGCTGCGCGTGGTGTCCCAGGGCGTCAACGAGTTCGCGGCCAGCAACGAGGTCGGCGTCATGCTGATCACGCACTACACCCGGATCCTCAAGCACGTCAAGGCCGACCGGGTGCATGTGTTCGCCGGTGGTCGGATCGTCGAGTCCGGCGGTGCCGAGCTGGCCGACGAGCTGGAGGAGAGCGGCTACGTCAAGTACACCGAGAAGGCCGACAAGGCACCGGCCTGA
- the sufD gene encoding Fe-S cluster assembly protein SufD encodes MTVAENNVASAMREEPVVPQASRGERFTSYDVEAFEVPSGREENWRFTPMKRLRGLHDGSAVTSGEVTVDTEAAPEVVVETLARDDTRLGEAGEPSDRIAAQAYTSFPAATLVTVPKETKTSKPTVLRLTGPGEGKTAYGHLQVRLEPFAEGVVVLDHVGSGTYADNVEFVIGDSAKLTVVSVQDWADDAVHVSEQHLRLGRDATLRHIVVTLGGDLVRVSPTATFADKGGDVEMLGLYFADAGQHQEHRLFVDHAVANCKSNVVYKGALQGDGAHAVWIGDVLIRAAAEATDTFELNRNLVLTEGARADSVPNLEIETGEITGAGHASATGRFDDEQLFYLQSRGVPEEQARRLVVRGFFHEILMKIDVPEVRERLEAAIEAELEAVGA; translated from the coding sequence ATGACGGTGGCTGAGAACAACGTTGCCTCCGCCATGCGGGAGGAGCCTGTGGTGCCACAGGCCTCCCGTGGGGAGCGGTTCACCTCCTACGACGTCGAGGCGTTCGAGGTGCCCAGCGGCCGTGAGGAGAACTGGCGGTTCACGCCGATGAAGCGGCTGCGGGGCCTGCACGACGGCTCCGCGGTCACTTCCGGCGAGGTCACAGTGGACACCGAGGCCGCGCCCGAGGTGGTCGTGGAGACCCTCGCCCGTGACGACACCCGGCTCGGCGAGGCGGGTGAGCCCAGCGACCGGATCGCGGCGCAGGCCTACACCTCCTTCCCCGCCGCGACCCTGGTGACCGTGCCGAAGGAGACCAAGACCTCGAAGCCGACCGTGCTGCGGCTGACCGGGCCTGGCGAGGGCAAGACCGCCTACGGGCACCTGCAGGTCCGGCTGGAGCCCTTCGCCGAAGGGGTCGTGGTGCTCGACCACGTGGGCTCCGGTACCTACGCGGACAACGTGGAGTTCGTCATCGGCGACTCCGCGAAGCTGACCGTGGTCAGCGTGCAGGACTGGGCCGATGACGCGGTGCACGTCTCCGAGCAGCACCTGCGGCTCGGCCGGGACGCGACGCTCAGGCACATCGTGGTCACCCTCGGCGGCGACCTGGTTCGGGTCTCGCCGACCGCGACCTTCGCCGACAAGGGTGGCGACGTGGAGATGCTCGGCCTGTACTTCGCCGACGCGGGCCAGCACCAGGAGCACCGCCTTTTCGTCGATCACGCGGTGGCGAACTGCAAGTCCAACGTGGTCTACAAGGGCGCGTTGCAGGGCGACGGCGCGCACGCGGTGTGGATCGGGGACGTGCTGATCCGCGCGGCCGCCGAGGCCACCGACACCTTCGAGTTGAACCGCAACCTGGTGCTCACCGAGGGAGCCAGGGCCGACTCGGTGCCGAACCTGGAGATCGAGACCGGCGAGATCACCGGTGCCGGGCACGCCAGCGCCACGGGAAGGTTCGACGACGAGCAGTTGTTCTACCTGCAGTCGCGGGGCGTCCCCGAGGAGCAGGCGCGGCGACTGGTGGTGCGCGGGTTCTTCCACGAGATCCTGATGAAGATCGACGTTCCCGAGGTCCGCGAGCGCCTGGAAGCCGCGATCGAAGCCGAACTGGAAGCGGTCGGCGCCTGA
- the sufB gene encoding Fe-S cluster assembly protein SufB — MTAAAEQRTPTTAPLSQEETIDSLGKYAYGWADSDTAGASARRGVDEDVVRDISAKKSEPEWMRDARLKALKLFDRKPMPNWGADLSGIHFDTIKYFVRSTEQQATSWEDLPEDIKNTYDRLGIPEAEKQRLVAGVAAQYESEVVYHQIREDLEQQGVIFMDTDTGLREHPELFREYFGSVIPAGDNKFSALNTAVWSGGSFIYVPKGVHVDIPLQAYFRINTENMGQFERTLIIVDEGAYVHYVEGCTAPIYQSDSLHSAVVEIIVKKGGRCRYTTIQNWSNNVYNLVTKRAKAEEGATMEWVDGNIGSKVTMKYPSVFLMGEHAKGEVLSVAFAGEGQHQDAGAKMEHLAPHTSSTIVSKSVARGGGRTSYRGLVKVAKRAHHSRSTVKCDALLVDTVSRSDTYPYVDIRNDDVSMGHEATVSKVSEDQLFYLMSRGLTEDEAMAMVVRGFVEPIARELPMEYALELNRLIELQMEGAVG; from the coding sequence ATGACTGCCGCTGCCGAGCAGCGCACTCCCACCACAGCGCCACTGAGCCAGGAAGAGACCATTGACTCCCTTGGCAAGTACGCTTACGGCTGGGCCGACTCCGACACCGCGGGCGCCAGCGCGCGCCGCGGCGTCGACGAGGATGTCGTCCGCGACATCTCGGCGAAGAAGTCCGAGCCCGAGTGGATGCGTGACGCGCGCCTGAAGGCGCTCAAGCTTTTCGACCGCAAGCCGATGCCAAATTGGGGCGCGGACCTTTCCGGGATCCACTTCGACACGATCAAGTACTTCGTGCGGTCGACCGAGCAGCAGGCGACCAGCTGGGAGGACCTGCCCGAGGACATCAAGAACACCTACGACAGGCTCGGCATCCCGGAGGCGGAGAAGCAGCGTCTGGTCGCCGGCGTCGCCGCGCAGTACGAGTCCGAGGTGGTCTACCACCAGATCCGGGAGGACCTGGAGCAGCAGGGCGTCATCTTCATGGACACCGACACCGGGCTGCGCGAGCACCCGGAGCTGTTCCGGGAGTACTTCGGCTCGGTCATCCCGGCCGGTGACAACAAGTTCTCCGCGCTGAACACCGCGGTCTGGTCCGGCGGCTCGTTCATCTACGTGCCGAAGGGCGTGCACGTGGACATCCCGCTGCAGGCCTACTTCCGGATCAACACCGAGAACATGGGCCAGTTCGAGCGCACGCTGATCATCGTCGACGAGGGTGCCTACGTGCACTACGTCGAGGGCTGCACGGCGCCGATCTACCAGTCCGACTCGCTGCACTCCGCGGTCGTGGAGATCATCGTGAAGAAGGGCGGCCGCTGCCGGTACACGACCATCCAGAACTGGTCGAACAACGTGTACAACCTGGTCACCAAGCGGGCCAAGGCCGAAGAGGGCGCCACCATGGAGTGGGTCGACGGCAACATCGGCTCCAAGGTCACCATGAAGTACCCCTCGGTGTTCCTGATGGGCGAGCACGCCAAGGGCGAGGTGCTCTCGGTCGCCTTCGCCGGTGAGGGCCAGCACCAGGACGCGGGCGCGAAGATGGAGCACCTCGCGCCGCACACCTCCTCGACCATCGTCTCCAAGTCGGTGGCGCGGGGCGGCGGCCGCACCTCCTACCGTGGCCTGGTGAAGGTGGCCAAGCGGGCGCATCACTCCCGGTCCACGGTGAAGTGCGACGCGCTGCTGGTGGACACCGTGTCCCGGTCGGACACCTACCCCTACGTGGACATCCGCAACGACGATGTGTCCATGGGCCACGAGGCGACCGTCTCCAAGGTGAGCGAGGACCAGCTGTTCTACCTGATGTCGCGCGGTCTCACCGAGGACGAGGCGATGGCGATGGTGGTGCGCGGGTTCGTCGAGCCGATCGCGCGTGAGCTCCCGATGGAGTACGCGCTGGAGCTGAACCGCCTGATCGAACTGCAGATGGAAGGAGCCGTCGGCTGA
- a CDS encoding helix-turn-helix transcriptional regulator, which produces MKKQEAPDQGGGETGRPVDGAVPAQVTAEGRTRHEVARLLLEQGPMTAVAVAEQLGISPTAVRRHLDALLTDGEAETRQASRRGPRGRGRPAKQFLLTESGRARFGHAYDDLAVAAIRFLAEHGGEEAVRTFAQRRMASLVEPHREAVARASEPSARAEALAAALTREGYAASTRQVGVGEQLCQHHCPVAHVAAEFPQLCEAETEAFARLLGTHVQRLATIARGDAACTTHVPVSPAGNPDAKRPERRNAGSANGGNPA; this is translated from the coding sequence GTGAAAAAGCAGGAAGCTCCGGACCAGGGAGGCGGCGAGACCGGCCGCCCCGTGGACGGTGCGGTCCCTGCCCAGGTCACGGCCGAAGGGCGGACCCGGCACGAGGTCGCCAGGCTACTGCTGGAGCAGGGGCCGATGACGGCGGTCGCGGTTGCCGAGCAGTTGGGGATCAGCCCGACCGCGGTACGCAGGCACCTGGACGCCCTGCTCACCGACGGCGAGGCGGAGACACGGCAGGCTTCCCGGCGCGGTCCGCGTGGCCGCGGTAGGCCGGCGAAGCAGTTCCTGCTCACCGAGTCCGGCAGGGCCAGGTTCGGGCACGCCTACGACGACCTGGCCGTGGCGGCGATCCGGTTCCTCGCCGAGCACGGGGGCGAGGAGGCGGTACGCACGTTCGCGCAGCGCCGGATGGCCTCACTGGTCGAACCACACCGGGAGGCCGTGGCCCGCGCGAGCGAGCCGTCGGCAAGGGCGGAGGCCCTCGCGGCGGCACTGACCAGGGAGGGTTACGCTGCGTCGACTCGTCAGGTCGGCGTGGGCGAGCAGCTCTGCCAACACCACTGCCCGGTCGCCCACGTCGCAGCCGAGTTCCCGCAGCTATGCGAGGCCGAGACAGAGGCCTTCGCGCGGCTGCTCGGAACGCACGTGCAGCGGCTGGCGACGATCGCACGCGGGGATGCCGCGTGCACCACGCACGTACCCGTCTCCCCGGCGGGTAACCCGGACGCGAAGCGGCCGGAGAGACGGAACGCAGGATCTGCGAATGGAGGGAATCCCGCATGA
- the mptB gene encoding polyprenol phosphomannose-dependent alpha 1,6 mannosyltransferase MptB — translation MDDAEQRAFRVVRYVGTVGALFLAFGSLGAGAAPVINPVLEVPVLRVFARIPTVSLAIAFAGMGLLVFGWLMLGRFARPTRARLASRAQLHRTLAMWVTPLLLIPPLFSRDIYSYLAQSEIVHRGMDPYSLGPAEALGVGDPLTMGVSNMWRETPAPYGPLFLQIGSWLSALVGYDVATGVLLHRAVALLGVGLIVWALPRLAHRFGVQPATALWLGALNPLVLFHLIAGAHNEALAIGLMVAGLEIGIRRLPIRVKGDTPPPLARGELPFIVLGATVITLGAMVKLNAVWALGFFGVMIARRWHGRIVDLLRAAALMTAVCAVVTVAVSLGTGLGFGWIGALLNTAGLVWSWISPVTELAQVGGILGIALGLGNHTGALVAILGMLGYGAGVLITIKFLWDSFRWRYRPIIGLGVSLGATAMLMVSMQPWYLLWAVIPLAASAGTSRFRVAATAVSVVLPFLIPPTGSTFDGRAYVLPQAYLAGGVVVLLTLLLIRRTAPMLLERPKRTPHVAKPDHAVP, via the coding sequence CTGGACGACGCCGAGCAACGCGCGTTCCGGGTGGTGCGCTACGTCGGCACCGTGGGCGCGCTGTTCCTCGCCTTCGGCTCGCTCGGCGCCGGGGCGGCACCGGTGATCAACCCGGTGCTCGAGGTCCCGGTGCTGCGGGTGTTCGCCCGGATCCCGACGGTCTCGCTGGCGATCGCCTTCGCCGGCATGGGCCTGCTGGTGTTCGGCTGGCTGATGCTCGGCCGGTTCGCGCGGCCGACCCGTGCCCGGCTGGCCAGCCGGGCACAGCTGCACCGCACGCTGGCCATGTGGGTAACGCCGCTGCTGCTGATCCCGCCGCTGTTCTCCCGGGACATCTACAGCTACCTGGCGCAGAGCGAGATCGTGCACCGCGGGATGGACCCGTACTCGCTGGGACCCGCCGAGGCCCTCGGTGTCGGCGACCCGCTCACCATGGGCGTTTCCAACATGTGGCGGGAGACGCCCGCGCCCTACGGCCCGCTGTTCCTGCAGATCGGCAGCTGGCTGTCCGCGCTGGTGGGCTACGACGTGGCCACCGGCGTACTGCTGCACCGCGCGGTCGCGCTGCTCGGGGTCGGGCTGATCGTGTGGGCGCTGCCCCGGCTGGCCCACCGCTTCGGCGTGCAGCCGGCGACCGCGCTCTGGCTCGGTGCTCTCAACCCCCTGGTGCTGTTCCACCTGATCGCCGGGGCGCACAACGAGGCACTCGCGATCGGGCTGATGGTGGCCGGGCTGGAGATCGGCATCCGACGACTACCGATCCGGGTGAAGGGCGACACGCCACCGCCACTGGCACGCGGGGAACTGCCGTTCATCGTGCTCGGTGCGACCGTCATCACCCTCGGCGCGATGGTGAAACTGAACGCGGTCTGGGCGCTCGGCTTCTTCGGCGTGATGATCGCCAGGCGCTGGCACGGCCGGATCGTGGACCTGTTGCGGGCGGCCGCGCTGATGACCGCGGTCTGCGCCGTGGTCACCGTGGCGGTGAGCCTGGGCACCGGGCTCGGCTTCGGCTGGATCGGCGCCCTGCTGAACACCGCGGGCCTGGTGTGGAGCTGGATCTCCCCGGTCACCGAACTGGCCCAGGTCGGCGGCATCCTCGGGATCGCGCTCGGGCTGGGCAACCACACCGGGGCGTTGGTGGCCATCCTCGGGATGCTCGGCTACGGGGCCGGCGTCCTGATCACCATCAAGTTCCTCTGGGACAGCTTCCGCTGGCGCTACCGTCCGATCATCGGGCTCGGCGTCTCGCTCGGTGCCACCGCGATGCTGATGGTGTCCATGCAGCCGTGGTACCTGCTCTGGGCCGTGATCCCGCTGGCGGCCTCGGCGGGCACCTCGCGATTCCGGGTGGCGGCGACCGCGGTGAGCGTCGTGCTGCCGTTCCTGATCCCGCCCACCGGCAGTACCTTCGACGGCCGGGCCTACGTCCTGCCGCAGGCCTACCTCGCCGGCGGCGTGGTGGTCCTGCTCACCCTGCTTCTGATCCGCCGTACCGCGCCCATGCTGCTGGAACGGCCCAAGCGGACGCCGCACGTGGCGAAGCCGGACCACGCCGTACCCTAG
- a CDS encoding ABC transporter ATP-binding protein yields MSDVSGQARSAPAVEITGLVKRFGSTTAVDGLDLDMPRGSLLALLGPNGAGKTTTVETCEGFLCPDAGTVRVLGLDPVRESAALRPRIGVMPQGGGAYPGVRAEEMLRLVATCAARPLDVGWLLEVLGLGAARRVPFKRLSGGQQQRLSLACALVGRPELVFLDEPTAGMDPQARRLVWELLGALRADGVSVLLTTHLMEEAEALADEVVIIDGGRVVVRGTPSTLTAERAEAAQLRFRARPGLDTGLLAAALPEGYLVHESAPGAYRVEGTVDPQVVSTVTAWCARHGVLAEELQVGRRNLEEVFLELTGKELRG; encoded by the coding sequence GTGTCGGACGTTTCCGGACAGGCACGGAGTGCACCTGCCGTCGAGATCACCGGGCTGGTGAAACGCTTCGGTTCCACCACCGCCGTCGACGGCCTCGACCTGGACATGCCCCGTGGCAGCCTACTCGCCCTGCTGGGGCCGAACGGCGCTGGAAAGACCACCACGGTCGAGACCTGCGAAGGGTTCCTGTGCCCGGACGCCGGGACGGTCCGGGTCCTCGGCCTCGACCCGGTGCGCGAAAGCGCCGCGCTGCGCCCCCGGATCGGGGTCATGCCGCAGGGGGGCGGCGCCTACCCCGGCGTGCGGGCCGAGGAGATGCTGCGGCTGGTGGCCACCTGCGCCGCGCGGCCGCTTGACGTCGGCTGGCTGCTGGAGGTGCTCGGCCTCGGCGCGGCGCGGCGGGTCCCGTTCAAACGCCTTTCCGGCGGGCAGCAGCAACGGCTGTCCCTGGCCTGTGCCCTGGTCGGCCGGCCGGAACTGGTGTTCCTGGATGAGCCGACCGCCGGGATGGACCCGCAGGCGCGCAGGCTGGTCTGGGAGTTGCTCGGCGCGCTACGCGCGGACGGGGTGAGTGTGTTGCTCACCACCCACCTGATGGAAGAGGCCGAAGCGCTGGCGGACGAGGTGGTGATCATCGACGGTGGCCGGGTGGTCGTGCGTGGCACGCCGAGCACCCTGACCGCCGAACGAGCCGAGGCCGCGCAACTGCGGTTCCGGGCGCGACCCGGTCTGGACACCGGGCTGCTGGCGGCGGCGCTTCCCGAGGGTTACCTGGTCCACGAGTCCGCGCCGGGTGCGTATCGGGTGGAGGGCACCGTCGATCCGCAGGTGGTCTCCACCGTGACGGCGTGGTGCGCGCGGCACGGGGTGCTGGCCGAGGAGCTGCAGGTGGGCAGGCGGAACCTGGAGGAGGTCTTCCTCGAGCTGACCGGAAAGGAGCTGCGAGGATGA
- a CDS encoding ABC transporter permease, protein MTTVTRTADEARFSPGTFTPAPGRGGLGRMLLAHARVEAAMTLRHGEQVLLTLLIPLALLLGLTLLDILPTGDLDTTSKVDWVTPRILALAVMSSAFTGQAIALGFDRRYGVLKRLAATALPRWLLVAGRVVAALVVVALQMLVLGVVASMLGWSPSTAGLLSAVLLVVLGTLAFGALGVLLGGSLRAEAVLALANVVWFVLLLAGGILLAPAALPGPAADIVLLLPSGALAEGLRSALVDGAFAGYPLLVLAGWGVLAAAVATRTTRLT, encoded by the coding sequence ATGACCACCGTGACCCGCACGGCCGACGAGGCTCGCTTCTCCCCCGGCACCTTCACCCCGGCACCGGGGCGAGGCGGCCTCGGCCGGATGCTGCTCGCGCACGCCAGGGTGGAAGCCGCCATGACCCTGCGGCACGGGGAGCAGGTGCTGCTCACCCTGCTGATCCCGCTGGCGCTGCTGCTCGGCCTCACCCTGCTGGACATCCTGCCCACCGGCGACCTCGACACGACGTCCAAAGTGGACTGGGTGACGCCACGGATCCTGGCGCTGGCCGTGATGTCCTCGGCATTCACCGGCCAGGCCATCGCGCTCGGCTTCGACCGCCGCTACGGCGTGCTGAAACGGCTCGCCGCCACCGCGCTGCCCCGCTGGCTGCTGGTCGCGGGCCGGGTGGTCGCGGCGCTCGTGGTGGTGGCACTGCAGATGCTGGTGCTCGGCGTGGTGGCGAGCATGCTCGGATGGTCTCCCTCCACCGCGGGGCTGCTGTCCGCGGTGTTGCTGGTGGTCCTCGGCACCCTCGCCTTCGGGGCGCTCGGTGTGCTGCTCGGCGGGTCGCTGCGGGCCGAGGCGGTGCTGGCGCTGGCCAACGTGGTCTGGTTCGTGCTGCTGCTGGCCGGCGGCATCCTGCTCGCCCCGGCGGCCCTGCCGGGACCGGCCGCGGACATCGTGCTGCTCCTGCCGTCCGGAGCGCTCGCCGAGGGCCTGCGCTCGGCGCTGGTCGACGGCGCCTTCGCCGGCTACCCACTGCTGGTACTGGCCGGCTGGGGCGTGCTCGCCGCCGCCGTCGCCACTCGCACTACCCGGTTGACCTAG